From Halotia branconii CENA392, the proteins below share one genomic window:
- the def gene encoding peptide deformylase has protein sequence MTELRSIIQLGDPQLRQKAAWVENIQDESVQQLIDELIATVAKANGVGIAAPQLAQPYRLFIVASRPNPRYPNAPEMEPTAMINPRIVNHSTEVIKGWEGCLSVPGVRGLVPRYQAIEVEYSDRYGNLQKQELTDFVARIFQHEYDHLDGIVFVDRLETTLDMITEQEYQNRVVNNA, from the coding sequence ATGACGGAATTAAGGTCAATCATTCAATTAGGCGATCCTCAACTGCGGCAAAAAGCTGCTTGGGTTGAAAATATTCAAGATGAAAGTGTTCAACAATTAATTGATGAATTAATCGCTACAGTTGCTAAAGCTAATGGCGTAGGCATCGCTGCGCCTCAACTAGCACAACCTTATCGTTTATTTATTGTGGCATCCCGTCCTAACCCCAGGTATCCCAATGCCCCAGAAATGGAACCTACCGCCATGATCAATCCTAGGATAGTTAATCATTCGACTGAAGTTATAAAAGGCTGGGAAGGTTGTTTAAGTGTTCCTGGTGTTAGAGGACTAGTTCCCAGGTATCAAGCCATTGAAGTTGAATATAGCGATCGCTACGGTAATTTACAAAAACAAGAACTAACTGATTTTGTCGCGCGCATCTTTCAGCATGAATATGACCATCTTGACGGTATCGTATTTGTAGATCGCCTGGAAACTACTCTCGACATGATCACCGAGCAAGAATATCAAAATCGAGTAGTTAATAATGCTTAA
- the dhaK gene encoding dihydroxyacetone kinase subunit DhaK: MKKLINKPEDFVRESLEGMAAAHSDIIKVNYDPTFVYRTDAPIQGKVAIISGGGSGHDPMHAGFVGKGMLDAACPGEVFTSPTPDQMLAAAKQVDGGAGILYIVKNYSGDVMNFEMATEIARTEGIRVLNILIDDDVAVKDSLYTQGRRGVGTTVLAEKICGAAAEQGYDLGRIVDLCRRVNLNGRSMGIALSSCTVPAKGSPTFTLSESEMEIGIGIHGEPGRERISLESVDRITERLAQSIINDAPYRRIVREWDEDQQEWVDVELINPSLQKGDRLLAFVNNMGGTPVSELYLVYRKLAKICEQQGLQIVRNLIGSYITSLEMQGCSITLLKLDDEMIQLWDAPVKTAGLRW, encoded by the coding sequence ATGAAAAAGCTGATCAACAAGCCAGAAGACTTTGTGCGGGAAAGTCTAGAAGGTATGGCGGCGGCTCATTCAGATATCATTAAAGTCAACTATGACCCGACTTTTGTCTATCGAACCGATGCACCTATACAAGGTAAAGTAGCAATTATTTCTGGTGGTGGCAGCGGACACGACCCGATGCACGCTGGTTTTGTGGGCAAAGGAATGTTAGATGCTGCTTGTCCTGGGGAGGTTTTCACCTCACCGACTCCTGACCAAATGCTGGCGGCTGCCAAACAGGTAGATGGTGGTGCGGGTATTCTTTATATCGTCAAAAATTATAGCGGCGATGTCATGAACTTTGAAATGGCGACGGAAATAGCCCGTACTGAGGGTATCCGAGTGCTAAATATCTTGATTGATGATGATGTGGCTGTAAAAGATAGTCTCTATACCCAAGGTCGCCGGGGTGTGGGAACAACGGTATTAGCAGAAAAAATTTGTGGCGCGGCAGCTGAGCAGGGATATGATTTAGGACGAATAGTAGATTTGTGCCGTCGGGTAAATCTGAATGGGCGGAGTATGGGAATTGCCCTCAGTTCTTGCACAGTACCAGCGAAAGGATCGCCAACATTTACATTAAGCGAAAGCGAAATGGAAATAGGTATTGGGATTCATGGTGAACCAGGTAGAGAACGTATTTCTTTAGAATCAGTTGATCGGATTACTGAAAGATTAGCACAATCAATCATAAATGATGCACCTTATCGCCGTATAGTCAGAGAATGGGACGAAGACCAACAAGAGTGGGTAGACGTGGAACTGATCAATCCATCCTTGCAAAAAGGCGATCGCTTGTTAGCTTTCGTCAACAATATGGGAGGTACTCCTGTTTCTGAGCTATATCTTGTCTATCGCAAACTAGCTAAAATCTGTGAACAACAAGGACTGCAAATTGTCCGAAACTTGATAGGTTCTTACATCACTTCTTTAGAAATGCAAGGTTGCTCAATTACATTACTGAAGTTGGATGATGAGATGATTCAGTTATGGGATGCACCCGTGAAAACAGCAGGTTTACGTTGGTAA